A section of the Primulina eburnea isolate SZY01 chromosome 1, ASM2296580v1, whole genome shotgun sequence genome encodes:
- the LOC140808007 gene encoding uncharacterized protein, giving the protein MGISPKVAEHKLNIIPGSRPVKQKKRHFGPEKDKIIEEQVKEMLKAGNIWKAQKFGWDEGCEQAFRDLKKHLAELPVLVKPELGEKLWVYLSATEHAVSSVLIKEEGIDQRPVYYVSDAFRGAELKYSEVEKIVLVLVVTARKLRPYFLSHPIVVLTNSHLGRIMTRENLRKNGQMENRAGRLVAQKIKGAYGAKDEKMLKYLKLITARAATFTDWSIEQIPREKNGEADNLAKLATSISEVSTWEIMCFTRLVLSIDEEIPPVQKSSWMTPIVEYIVHKKLPEDRAYAAKIIKQAPRYGIPRKLISDNGRQFQGKKITSWCQEMKIIQSFTLVAYPQANGKTKVTNRIIVQALKARLHGKGKDWVEDLSSVLWAYRTTPRSSTRKTPYSLVYGSEAVLPVEIGQSSTRIESYPSNNDQSRAAELDLVEEKRDRAAIRMEAYRSRVMKSYNKHVWPRNFQVGNLVMKKIKPIGDVGKLEARWEGPFKIIRKVSSGAAYYLEDSQGHSLKRPWSAFHLKKYYV; this is encoded by the exons GAAGGCCCAGAAATTTGGTTGGGATGAAGGGTGTGAACAGGCTTTTCGAGACTTGAAGAAACACTTAGCCGAGTTGCCTGTTTTGGTAAAGCCGGAGCTGGGGGAAAAGCTGTGGGTTTATCTGTCTGCCACTGAACATGCTGTTAGCTCTGTTCTCATCAAGGAAGAAGGGATAGATCAGAGGCCCGTTTACTATGTTAGTGATGCTTTCCGAGGGGCAGAGTTAAAGTATAGTGAAGTGGAAAAAATAGTTCTAGTCCTGGTGGTGACTGCTCGGAAATTAAGGCCATACTTTTTGTCCCATCCAATAGTGGTCCTCACCAATTCTCATCTCGGGAGAATAATGACACGCGAAAATCTCAGGAAGAATGGTCAAATGGAAAATAGAGCTGGGAGA TTGGTGGCACAAAAAATTAAAGGTGCTTACGGGGCCAAAGATGAAAAAATGCTCAAGTACCTAAAACTTATCACAGCTCGGGCTGCCACTTTTACCGACTGGAGCATTGAACAAATTCCCCGAGAAAAGAATGGGGAAGCTGACAATCTCGCCAAGTTGGCCACCTCTATATCCGAAGTAAGCACCTGGGAAATCATGTGTTTCACCCGGTTGGTGCTCTCTATTGATGAAGAAATACCCCCGGTCCAGAAAAGCTCATGGATGACTCCTATCGTTGAATACATAGTCCATAAAAAGCTCCCAGAAGATCGAGCCTATGCtgcaaaaataataaaacaagCGCCCAG aTATGGCATCCCGAGGAAGCTAATTTCAGATAATGGAAGGCAATTCCAGGGAAAGAAGATCACCTCCTGGTGTCAAGAAATGAAGATTATTCAATCCTTCACCTTAGTAGCTTACCCTCAGGCTAATGGCAAGACTAAAGTGACTAACAGGATCATTGTACAAGCATTGAAAGCCCGGCTCCATGGGAAAGGAAAAGATTGGGTGGAAGATTTATCGAGTGTCTTATGGGCATACCGAACTACGCCTCGATCATCTACTCGGAAAACACCCTACAGTCTTGTCTATGGTTCAGAAGCAGTCCTGCCGGTGGAGATTGGGCAATCTTCTACTCGGATAGAATCTTATCCAAGCAACAATGATCAATCCCGGGCCGCTGAACTTGATTTAGTGGAAGAAAAAAGAGATCGAGCAGCCATTCGAATGGAGGCTTATCGCAGCCGGGTGATGAAGTCCTACAACAAGCATGTTTGGCCACGAAATTTTCAGGTTGGGAACTTGGTTATGAAGAAAATCAAGCCCATAGGTGACGTGGGAAAATTAGAAGCCCGATGGGAAGGACCCTTCAAAATAATTCGAAAAGTCAGCTCAGGTGCAGCTTACTATCTTGAAGATTCTCAGGGACACTCTCTCAAAAGGCCATGGAGTGCTTTTCATTTGAAGAAATATTATGTTTAA